Proteins co-encoded in one Kocuria flava genomic window:
- a CDS encoding flavin reductase family protein codes for MRTDIPADRHGSFARAVKALVLPRPIAWVSTLSAAGVDNLAPHSFFTVASTSPTIVQFVSTGEKDSLRNVRETGEFVVNLAPAHLFEQVNATGPDYPAEVSEFDAVGLTREPSRTVAAPRVAESPAAVECRLHRAPLRIGDGFLVFGEVTHVAVAEEAMDGRGPLATALRPLARLGYDEWAELGPVRSIRRVPYREADPEADLP; via the coding sequence ATGCGCACCGACATCCCCGCCGACCGGCACGGCTCGTTCGCCCGGGCGGTCAAGGCCCTGGTCCTGCCGCGCCCCATCGCGTGGGTGAGCACCCTCTCCGCGGCGGGGGTCGACAACCTCGCCCCGCACTCGTTCTTCACGGTGGCCTCGACGAGCCCCACCATCGTCCAGTTCGTCTCGACCGGGGAGAAGGACAGCCTGCGCAACGTGCGCGAGACCGGGGAGTTCGTGGTCAACCTGGCCCCGGCGCACCTGTTCGAGCAGGTCAACGCCACGGGCCCCGACTACCCGGCCGAGGTCAGCGAGTTCGACGCCGTGGGCCTGACCCGCGAGCCCTCCCGCACCGTGGCCGCCCCGCGGGTGGCCGAGTCCCCCGCCGCCGTCGAGTGCCGCCTGCACCGGGCGCCGCTGCGGATCGGGGACGGGTTCCTCGTCTTCGGCGAGGTCACCCACGTGGCCGTGGCCGAGGAGGCCATGGACGGGCGCGGCCCGCTCGCGACCGCGCTGCGCCCCCTCGCCCGGCTGGGCTACGACGAGTGGGCCGAGCTGGGGCCGGTGCGCTCGATCCGCCGCGTCCCCTACCGGGAGGCGGACCCGGAGGCCGACCTGCCCTGA
- a CDS encoding long-chain-fatty-acid--CoA ligase, translating to MPDASTREFLRARPWTASYDPGVPADLELPETSLVHMLERSVARHGHRPALEFFGARTSYARLGEQVERAAEGLRRLGVAAGDRVAIVLPNCPQHIVAFYAVLRLGAVVVEHNPLYTAPELRHQFEDHGARVAIVWDRAADRIRSLPEDLRLDAVVAVDVTQAMPRRTRAALRLPLPAARASRAQLTGPAPGTIPWRRLVAAEPLAADHPRPTAHDLALLQYTSGTTGLPKGAMLTHRNLESNALMGQHWLHSGEDEVVHGVLPLFHAFGLTLGVTFAMSLGARLVLFPTVRADLVLKALRRSRPTVLPAVPPVYEKLLDAAEERGADLRGIAVAVSGAMTLPVPLVERWERATGGMLVEGYGLTECSPLVACNPLNDSRRAGSIGVPFPSTEIRLVDPETLEDVPRGHEGELWVRGPQVFRGYWKRPEETARVLVEDGWLRTGDVVTVDDDGFLRVVDRIKEVIITGGFNVAPTEVETALKLHDDVADAAVVGLDDGRGGEAVVAAVVLAPGAVLDEQALREHCYGKVTRYKVPRRIVAVEDLPRTMLGKTLRREVRARLEALGVQV from the coding sequence ATGCCCGACGCCTCCACGCGCGAGTTCCTGCGCGCCCGCCCCTGGACCGCCAGCTACGACCCCGGCGTGCCCGCCGACCTCGAGCTCCCGGAGACCTCGCTGGTGCACATGCTCGAGCGCTCGGTCGCCCGCCACGGCCACCGCCCGGCCCTGGAGTTCTTCGGCGCCCGCACCAGCTACGCCCGCCTGGGCGAGCAGGTCGAGCGCGCCGCCGAGGGCCTGCGCCGGCTCGGCGTGGCGGCCGGGGACCGGGTCGCGATCGTGCTGCCCAACTGCCCGCAGCACATCGTGGCCTTCTACGCGGTGCTGCGCCTGGGCGCCGTCGTCGTCGAGCACAACCCCCTGTACACCGCCCCCGAGCTGCGCCACCAGTTCGAGGACCACGGCGCCCGCGTGGCGATCGTGTGGGACCGGGCCGCCGACCGGATCCGCTCGCTGCCCGAGGACCTGCGTCTCGACGCCGTCGTGGCCGTGGACGTCACCCAGGCGATGCCGCGGCGCACCCGGGCGGCCCTGCGCCTGCCCCTGCCGGCGGCGCGCGCCTCCCGCGCCCAGCTCACCGGCCCCGCCCCCGGCACGATCCCGTGGCGCCGGCTCGTGGCCGCCGAGCCGCTGGCCGCCGACCACCCCCGGCCCACCGCCCACGACCTCGCCCTGCTGCAGTACACCTCCGGCACCACCGGTCTGCCCAAGGGCGCGATGCTGACCCACCGCAACCTCGAGTCCAACGCCCTGATGGGGCAGCACTGGCTGCACTCCGGGGAGGACGAGGTCGTGCACGGGGTCCTGCCCCTCTTCCACGCCTTCGGCCTGACCCTCGGGGTCACCTTCGCGATGTCCCTCGGGGCGCGGCTCGTGCTCTTCCCCACCGTGCGGGCCGACCTCGTGCTCAAGGCCCTCCGGCGCTCGCGGCCCACCGTCCTGCCGGCCGTCCCGCCCGTCTACGAGAAGCTGCTCGACGCCGCCGAGGAGCGCGGCGCCGACCTGCGGGGCATCGCCGTGGCCGTCTCCGGGGCGATGACCCTGCCGGTCCCGCTGGTGGAGCGCTGGGAGCGGGCCACCGGCGGGATGCTCGTCGAGGGCTACGGGCTCACCGAGTGCTCCCCGCTCGTGGCCTGCAACCCGCTCAACGACTCCCGCCGCGCCGGGTCCATCGGGGTGCCCTTCCCGTCCACGGAGATCCGCCTCGTGGACCCGGAGACCCTCGAGGACGTGCCCCGCGGCCACGAGGGGGAGCTGTGGGTGCGCGGCCCCCAGGTCTTCCGCGGCTACTGGAAGCGCCCGGAGGAGACGGCCCGCGTGCTCGTGGAGGACGGCTGGCTGCGCACCGGCGACGTCGTGACGGTCGACGACGACGGGTTCCTGCGCGTGGTCGACCGGATCAAGGAGGTCATCATCACCGGCGGGTTCAACGTGGCCCCCACCGAGGTCGAGACCGCCCTGAAGCTGCACGACGACGTGGCCGACGCCGCCGTGGTCGGCCTCGACGACGGCCGCGGCGGGGAGGCCGTGGTCGCGGCCGTGGTCCTGGCCCCCGGGGCCGTGCTCGACGAGCAGGCCCTGCGCGAGCACTGCTACGGCAAGGTCACCCGCTACAAGGTGCCGCGGCGGATCGTGGCGGTCGAGGACCTGCCCCGCACGATGCTCGGCAAGACCCTGCGCCGCGAGGTGCGGGCGCGGCTGGAGGCCCTCGGCGTGCAGGTCTGA
- a CDS encoding response regulator transcription factor: MPSTLVAVVDDHEVVREGVRLVSMTSQADVKLVGSASTVPDLLDQLGRDPGNPALTGQGAKRIECEVVLLDLSLNDRSRPSANVEALRAAGMKVLIFSIGENAALIREALRAGALGLVRKSDPLEHAIEEARNIAEGRPVITKELAAAIDGDVEFARANLSPREQETLRLYASGFAQVQVARRMGIKQSAVKTNIDRIREKYARIGRPAPTKIDLRIRAIEDGLVEPTADITTAEKHL, from the coding sequence ATGCCGTCCACGCTTGTCGCCGTCGTCGACGACCACGAGGTCGTCCGGGAGGGCGTCCGCCTCGTCTCCATGACCTCCCAGGCGGACGTCAAGCTCGTCGGCTCCGCCTCGACCGTCCCCGACCTGCTGGACCAGCTGGGCCGCGACCCCGGGAACCCGGCGCTGACCGGCCAGGGCGCCAAGCGCATCGAGTGCGAGGTCGTGCTGCTGGACCTCTCCCTCAACGACCGCTCCCGGCCCTCGGCCAACGTCGAGGCGCTGCGGGCCGCGGGCATGAAGGTGCTGATCTTCAGCATCGGCGAGAATGCCGCCCTGATCCGGGAGGCCCTGCGCGCCGGGGCGCTGGGGCTGGTCCGCAAGTCCGACCCGCTCGAGCACGCCATCGAGGAGGCGCGCAACATCGCCGAGGGCAGGCCGGTGATCACCAAGGAGCTGGCGGCCGCGATCGACGGCGACGTCGAGTTCGCCCGCGCCAATCTCTCCCCCCGCGAGCAGGAGACCCTGCGCCTCTACGCGTCGGGCTTCGCCCAGGTGCAGGTCGCCCGGCGGATGGGGATCAAGCAGAGCGCCGTGAAGACCAACATCGACCGGATCCGCGAGAAGTACGCCCGCATCGGCCGTCCGGCGCCCACGAAGATCGACCTGCGCATCCGCGCGATCGAGGACGGGCTCGTGGAGCCCACCGCGGACATCACCACGGCGGAGAAGCACCTGTGA
- a CDS encoding sensor histidine kinase, whose product MSSAAPRPGLAYRRVPARPRRASGLAKAAPAELGVNSYRIHLLANTCHGLVVVALFLEALTILEDQVQAFARWHLLLLLALLLNGGVLLVQGARQQVRRWPVLVTPVLVVLAVLGLPLAWTGQAPPQDPWVEPFILLAAAATVVVWRVQVAVAFLVVVTTGYVAAMVHTARGVDTMGLVFDGMSRVAFGIVLAVLVGLVYRGGQNADRTYAEAIARELQLTRTRSQAEEQERLDGLIHDNVMAALLDAGRAPGPVQRRTRTLAQRALDVLALEERRARGSGTTMVHTLLDDLLEALSPWRGRVRFNSFTPYIRPPGEPRPLIPVETAQALVQAVTEAVSNSARHSGTAETFVTMDGGTCPPTPLNPEGYYLRFEVVDRGRGFQVRGVDSRRLGLRVSIVGSVEHVGGAVDVDSAPGRGTRVTVLWPRDAQP is encoded by the coding sequence GTGAGCTCCGCCGCACCGCGTCCCGGCCTCGCCTACCGGCGGGTCCCGGCCCGTCCCCGCCGCGCCTCCGGCCTGGCCAAGGCCGCGCCGGCGGAGCTGGGCGTGAACTCGTACCGGATCCACCTGCTCGCCAACACCTGCCACGGCCTCGTCGTCGTCGCCCTCTTCCTCGAGGCGCTGACCATCCTCGAGGACCAGGTGCAGGCCTTCGCCCGCTGGCACCTGCTCCTGCTGCTCGCGCTGCTGCTCAACGGCGGCGTGTTGCTCGTGCAGGGCGCCCGGCAGCAGGTGCGGCGCTGGCCGGTGCTCGTGACCCCCGTGCTCGTGGTGCTGGCCGTGCTGGGCCTGCCCCTGGCCTGGACCGGGCAGGCCCCGCCCCAGGACCCGTGGGTCGAGCCGTTCATCCTCCTCGCCGCGGCGGCCACCGTGGTGGTGTGGCGGGTGCAGGTGGCCGTCGCGTTCCTGGTGGTCGTCACCACCGGCTACGTCGCCGCGATGGTGCACACGGCCCGCGGGGTCGACACCATGGGCCTCGTCTTCGACGGCATGAGCCGGGTGGCCTTCGGGATCGTGCTGGCCGTGCTCGTCGGTCTCGTCTACCGGGGCGGGCAGAACGCCGACCGCACCTACGCGGAGGCGATCGCCCGGGAGCTGCAGCTGACCCGCACCCGCTCGCAGGCCGAGGAGCAGGAGCGGCTCGACGGGCTGATCCACGACAACGTCATGGCGGCCCTGCTCGACGCCGGGCGCGCCCCGGGGCCCGTCCAGCGCCGCACCCGCACCCTCGCCCAGCGCGCGCTGGACGTGCTGGCCCTCGAGGAGCGGCGGGCCCGGGGCTCGGGCACCACGATGGTGCACACCCTGCTCGACGACCTGCTCGAGGCCCTCTCCCCGTGGCGCGGGCGCGTGCGGTTCAACAGCTTCACCCCCTACATCCGCCCGCCCGGGGAGCCGCGCCCGCTGATCCCCGTGGAGACCGCCCAGGCCCTCGTGCAGGCGGTCACCGAGGCGGTCTCCAACAGCGCCCGCCACTCGGGCACCGCCGAGACCTTCGTGACGATGGACGGCGGGACCTGCCCGCCCACCCCCCTCAACCCGGAGGGCTACTACCTGCGCTTCGAGGTCGTCGACCGCGGCCGCGGCTTCCAGGTCCGCGGCGTGGACTCCCGCCGGCTCGGTCTGCGCGTGTCCATCGTGGGCAGCGTGGAGCACGTCGGCGGGGCGGTGGACGTGGACAGCGCCCCCGGGCGCGGCACCCGCGTGACGGTCCTGTGGCCCCGGGACGCGCAGCCGTGA
- a CDS encoding DNA-3-methyladenine glycosylase I: protein MDTTETTPGDAFRAVLCGDGLRRCPWAPADPGTLAEHDHRWGDPPRDAAGWFEALCLEILQAGLARGALARRREGLAQALRGFDPVALAALTEDDVDDLMLDPRVIRNRVKLEALVHDARACAGLGAEQWEQLVADLRPEHPAAPRTALELPARSAAGGTLAGRLRQRGVVFVGPTTAHQVLLRTGVLPGHLAGCFRAGTGSAGSG from the coding sequence ATGGACACCACGGAGACCACCCCCGGCGACGCCTTCCGCGCGGTGCTGTGCGGCGACGGCCTGCGCCGCTGCCCCTGGGCCCCGGCGGACCCCGGGACGCTGGCCGAGCACGACCACCGGTGGGGCGACCCGCCGCGCGACGCCGCCGGCTGGTTCGAGGCCCTGTGCCTCGAGATCCTGCAGGCCGGGCTGGCCCGGGGCGCGCTCGCCCGGCGCCGGGAGGGGCTGGCGCAGGCCCTGCGCGGCTTCGACCCGGTCGCGCTGGCGGCCCTGACGGAGGACGACGTCGACGACCTGATGCTGGACCCGCGGGTGATCCGCAACCGGGTCAAGCTCGAGGCCCTGGTCCACGACGCCCGCGCCTGCGCCGGTCTCGGGGCGGAGCAGTGGGAGCAGCTCGTGGCGGACCTGCGCCCGGAGCACCCGGCCGCCCCGCGCACGGCCCTGGAGCTGCCCGCCCGCTCGGCGGCGGGCGGGACGCTGGCCGGGCGGCTCCGGCAGCGGGGTGTCGTCTTCGTCGGCCCCACGACCGCCCACCAGGTCCTGCTGCGGACCGGGGTGCTGCCCGGTCACCTCGCGGGGTGCTTCAGGGCCGGGACTGGAAGCGCAGGATCCGGCTGA
- a CDS encoding pyridoxal phosphate-dependent aminotransferase, with amino-acid sequence MPRAVPLRPSARSAVPGFRVMEILGEVERLRARGRDVVSLCAGEPSGGAPAAVARAAARVHERNEGLGYTPALGIEPLRRAVAGHCARWYGLEVDPAQVAITTGASGALLLSFLAAFDPGDRVAVCRPGYPAYRNTLAALGAEVVELDCGPGTRFQPTPELLDAEVAAHGPLRGLVVAGPANPTGTMLAPEELAGLAGWCAAHGTRLISDEIYHGIVHTAPAGAPADRVHRGTSAWEHDRDAVVISSFSKYWGMTGWRLGWALLPRDLVPAVEALAGNVSLCPPAAAQLAALEAFTPEAYAEADRAVEGFARSRRLLLDALPALGWGATAPADGAFYLYADLGEQLARHGSSLEWCRRLLEAEAVAVVPGLDFDPARGHRSVRLSFAAGPAAVEEAVSRILRFQSRP; translated from the coding sequence ATGCCCCGCGCCGTCCCGCTCCGCCCGTCCGCCCGCTCCGCCGTCCCGGGCTTCCGGGTGATGGAGATCCTCGGGGAGGTCGAGCGGCTGCGGGCCCGCGGCCGCGACGTCGTCTCCCTGTGCGCGGGGGAGCCCTCCGGCGGGGCCCCCGCCGCCGTCGCCCGCGCCGCCGCCCGGGTGCACGAGCGCAACGAGGGGCTCGGCTACACCCCGGCCCTGGGCATCGAGCCCCTGCGGCGGGCCGTCGCGGGCCACTGCGCCCGCTGGTACGGCCTCGAGGTCGACCCGGCGCAGGTCGCGATCACCACGGGCGCCTCCGGGGCGCTGCTGCTGAGCTTCCTCGCGGCCTTCGACCCGGGCGACCGGGTGGCGGTGTGCCGGCCCGGCTACCCCGCCTACCGCAACACCCTCGCCGCGCTGGGCGCCGAGGTGGTCGAGCTCGACTGCGGGCCGGGCACCCGGTTCCAGCCCACCCCGGAGCTGCTGGACGCCGAGGTCGCCGCGCACGGGCCGCTGCGGGGGCTCGTGGTCGCGGGACCGGCCAACCCCACGGGCACGATGCTCGCACCGGAGGAGCTCGCGGGCCTGGCCGGCTGGTGCGCGGCCCACGGCACGCGCCTGATCAGCGACGAGATCTACCACGGCATCGTGCACACCGCGCCCGCCGGGGCCCCCGCGGACCGGGTCCACCGGGGCACCAGCGCGTGGGAGCACGACCGGGACGCGGTGGTGATCTCCTCGTTCTCCAAGTACTGGGGGATGACCGGGTGGCGGCTGGGCTGGGCCCTGCTGCCCCGGGACCTCGTGCCGGCCGTCGAGGCCCTGGCCGGCAACGTCAGCCTCTGCCCGCCCGCGGCGGCCCAGCTCGCCGCGCTCGAGGCGTTCACCCCGGAGGCCTACGCCGAGGCGGACCGGGCGGTCGAGGGCTTCGCGCGGTCCCGGCGGCTGCTGCTGGACGCGCTGCCGGCGCTGGGCTGGGGCGCCACGGCCCCGGCGGACGGGGCCTTCTACCTCTACGCCGACCTCGGGGAGCAGCTGGCCCGCCACGGCAGCTCCCTCGAGTGGTGCCGCCGGCTGCTCGAGGCGGAGGCGGTCGCGGTCGTGCCGGGCCTGGACTTCGACCCCGCCCGCGGCCACCGCTCGGTGCGGCTGTCCTTCGCCGCGGGCCCGGCCGCGGTCGAGGAGGCGGTCAGCCGGATCCTGCGCTTCCAGTCCCGGCCCTGA
- a CDS encoding dihydrolipoamide acetyltransferase family protein: MPQIFELPDVGEGLTEAEILAWRVAPGESVRINQVLVEIETAKSVVELPSPYAGTVLELLVPEGRTVEVGTPIIAVGSPEEVAAAPAGPAADGDAGEGAARPAVAEDSRPLVGSGPRADPVRRRRRVPGPSLTAGTAPAAGPPPEPARPAGWSGRLARGPLGAGLSAGLGGGLGAAQELAGRAARIAEDRGVWRRPRGEEPAGPPPRRPTLAKPPVRMAARDLGIDLADVPATGASGQITKQDLLAHAARLREQGARRAVPADDARIERIPVRGVRKATAQNMVRSAFGAPHASVFVDVDATRTMEFVRRLRASPDYEGVKVTPLLVLAKAVLWAVERHPQVNATWTDEEILVKHFVHLGIAAATPRGLMVPNLKDAQDLSLRELAEGLEQLTTTARAGRTQPADMQNGTITITNIGPLGLDTGTPIINPGEVAIIAFGSIKQKPWVVDGAVVPRWVTTLGGSFDHRVVDGDLAGRFTADVARILEEPALLLD; the protein is encoded by the coding sequence ATGCCCCAGATCTTCGAGCTGCCCGACGTGGGCGAGGGCCTGACCGAGGCCGAGATCCTCGCCTGGCGGGTGGCCCCCGGCGAGAGCGTGCGGATCAACCAGGTCCTGGTGGAGATCGAGACCGCCAAGTCGGTCGTCGAGCTGCCCTCGCCCTACGCCGGCACGGTCCTGGAGCTGCTCGTGCCCGAGGGGCGCACGGTCGAGGTCGGCACCCCGATCATCGCCGTCGGCAGCCCCGAGGAGGTCGCGGCCGCCCCCGCCGGCCCCGCGGCCGACGGGGACGCGGGGGAGGGGGCCGCGCGGCCCGCCGTGGCCGAGGACTCCCGGCCGCTGGTGGGCTCCGGGCCCAGGGCCGATCCCGTGCGCCGCCGGCGCCGCGTGCCCGGCCCCTCCCTGACGGCCGGCACGGCGCCCGCCGCCGGCCCGCCGCCCGAACCGGCCCGGCCCGCCGGGTGGAGCGGCCGGCTCGCCCGGGGCCCGCTGGGCGCCGGGCTGAGCGCGGGCCTGGGCGGGGGCCTGGGCGCCGCCCAGGAGCTCGCCGGTCGCGCCGCGCGGATCGCGGAGGACCGGGGCGTGTGGCGCCGCCCGCGCGGCGAGGAGCCCGCGGGCCCGCCCCCGCGCCGGCCCACGCTGGCCAAGCCCCCGGTGCGCATGGCCGCCCGGGACCTCGGCATCGACCTGGCCGACGTCCCCGCGACCGGCGCGTCCGGGCAGATCACCAAGCAGGACCTGCTCGCCCACGCGGCCCGGCTGCGGGAGCAGGGCGCGCGCCGTGCCGTCCCGGCCGACGACGCCCGGATCGAGCGGATCCCGGTCCGGGGGGTGCGCAAGGCGACCGCCCAGAACATGGTGCGCAGCGCCTTCGGGGCCCCGCACGCCTCCGTGTTCGTCGACGTCGACGCGACGCGCACCATGGAGTTCGTCCGGCGCCTGCGCGCGTCCCCGGACTACGAGGGCGTGAAGGTCACCCCGCTGCTGGTCCTGGCCAAGGCCGTGCTGTGGGCGGTCGAGCGCCACCCGCAGGTCAACGCGACGTGGACCGACGAGGAGATCCTCGTGAAGCACTTCGTGCACCTGGGCATCGCGGCGGCCACGCCGCGCGGGCTGATGGTGCCCAACCTCAAGGACGCCCAGGACCTGTCCCTGCGGGAGCTCGCGGAGGGGCTCGAGCAGCTGACCACGACCGCCCGCGCCGGACGCACCCAGCCGGCGGACATGCAGAACGGCACGATCACGATCACCAACATCGGCCCGCTCGGGCTGGACACCGGCACCCCCATCATCAACCCCGGGGAGGTCGCGATCATCGCCTTCGGCAGCATCAAGCAGAAGCCCTGGGTCGTGGACGGCGCCGTGGTGCCCCGCTGGGTCACCACCCTCGGCGGGTCCTTCGACCACCGGGTCGTCGACGGCGACCTCGCCGGGCGCTTCACGGCCGACGTCGCCCGGATCCTCGAGGAGCCGGCGCTGCTGCTGGACTGA
- a CDS encoding alpha-ketoacid dehydrogenase subunit beta — MTEPTTLTLGRAVNSGLRRAMEEDPKVLLMGEDIGSLGGVYRVTEGLKKDFGAHRVLDTPLGEAGIVGTAVGLALRGYRPVCEIQFDGFTFPAFNQITTQLAKMHNRTAGDVSVPVTIRIPYGGLIGSVEHHSESPEAYFAHTAGLRILTPSSPQDAYWMTQQAIACEDPVIVLEPKRRYWLKGEVDTGRPGTDPFSAQVLRPGEDATVVAWGPLVPVALAAAEAAAEDGRSVEVIDLRSLSPVDFDTLEDSVRRTGRMVVAHEAPTFGGLGGEIAARLTERAFYALEAPVLRVGAFHLPYPVAAVEDQYVPDLDRILEALDRSFAY; from the coding sequence ATGACCGAGCCGACGACGCTGACGCTGGGACGGGCCGTCAACTCCGGGCTGCGCCGGGCGATGGAGGAGGACCCCAAGGTCCTGCTCATGGGCGAGGACATCGGCTCCCTCGGCGGGGTCTACCGGGTCACCGAGGGGCTGAAGAAGGACTTCGGCGCCCACCGGGTCCTGGACACCCCCCTGGGGGAGGCCGGGATCGTGGGCACCGCGGTGGGGCTCGCGCTGCGCGGGTACCGGCCCGTGTGCGAGATCCAGTTCGACGGCTTCACCTTCCCCGCGTTCAACCAGATCACCACCCAGCTGGCGAAGATGCACAACCGCACCGCCGGGGACGTCAGCGTGCCCGTGACCATCCGCATCCCCTACGGCGGGCTGATCGGCTCCGTCGAGCACCACTCCGAGTCCCCGGAGGCGTACTTCGCCCACACGGCGGGGCTGCGCATCCTCACCCCCTCCAGCCCCCAGGACGCCTACTGGATGACCCAGCAGGCGATCGCGTGCGAGGACCCCGTGATCGTCCTCGAGCCCAAGCGCCGGTACTGGCTCAAGGGCGAGGTGGACACCGGCCGCCCGGGCACCGACCCGTTCTCCGCGCAGGTCCTGCGGCCCGGGGAGGACGCCACCGTGGTGGCCTGGGGCCCGCTCGTGCCCGTCGCGCTCGCCGCCGCCGAGGCCGCGGCGGAGGACGGCCGCAGCGTCGAGGTGATCGACCTGCGCTCCCTCTCGCCGGTGGACTTCGACACGCTCGAGGACTCGGTGCGCCGCACGGGCCGGATGGTGGTCGCCCACGAGGCCCCGACCTTCGGCGGGCTCGGCGGGGAGATCGCCGCCCGCCTCACCGAGCGGGCGTTCTACGCGCTCGAGGCCCCCGTGCTGCGGGTCGGGGCGTTCCACCTGCCCTACCCGGTGGCCGCCGTCGAGGACCAGTACGTCCCGGACCTCGACCGGATCCTCGAGGCGCTGGACCGCTCCTTCGCCTACTGA
- the pdhA gene encoding pyruvate dehydrogenase (acetyl-transferring) E1 component subunit alpha: MDAAPSLKAARGAAPRAPEPRTRLVRLLDREGALLEDADFSPWVADVDAEQLRGLYRSMALARRFDEEATNLQRQGQLVLWAPLRGQEAAQVGSVRALRPDDHVFPTYREHAVAIERGVAAAELLGVFRGHAAGGWKPSEHHMNVYSIVLGSQVPHATGYAMGVAMDRRAAEAEGREVEPTAVIAYFGDGTSTQGEVHEGMVFAASYDAPVVFFVQNNQWAISVPFSTQSRVPLAERAAGYGFEGVRVDGNDVLGVLAVTRWAMDRARRGEGPVLVEAETYRLGAHTTADDPTKYRDREDERRWAQLDPLVRLEAHLRTRHGTGDAFFEDVARAAQDYADEARATVLSLSPPRFEQFFDTVYAEPHPLVEEERAWYRDYVAGFADASPDGQDPPADGAPDDDGAPAAPGAPTAGLTVAADPDRPAEGTASGTEEDLA, translated from the coding sequence ATGGATGCCGCACCGTCGTTGAAGGCCGCCCGCGGGGCGGCCCCCCGCGCGCCCGAGCCCCGCACCCGCCTCGTGCGGCTGCTGGACCGGGAGGGCGCGCTGCTCGAGGACGCCGACTTCTCGCCCTGGGTGGCGGACGTCGACGCCGAGCAGCTGCGCGGGCTCTACCGCTCCATGGCCCTCGCCCGCCGCTTCGACGAGGAGGCGACGAACCTGCAGCGCCAGGGCCAGCTCGTGCTGTGGGCACCGCTGCGCGGGCAGGAGGCGGCCCAGGTCGGCTCCGTGCGGGCGCTGCGCCCCGACGACCACGTCTTCCCCACCTACCGGGAGCACGCCGTGGCCATCGAGCGCGGGGTCGCGGCCGCGGAGCTGCTGGGGGTCTTCCGCGGCCACGCCGCCGGGGGCTGGAAGCCCAGCGAGCACCACATGAACGTGTACTCGATCGTGCTCGGCTCCCAGGTCCCGCACGCGACCGGCTACGCGATGGGCGTGGCCATGGACCGCCGCGCCGCCGAGGCGGAGGGCCGTGAGGTGGAGCCCACCGCCGTGATCGCCTACTTCGGGGACGGCACCTCCACCCAGGGCGAGGTGCACGAGGGCATGGTCTTCGCCGCCTCCTACGACGCCCCGGTCGTGTTCTTCGTGCAGAACAACCAGTGGGCGATCTCCGTGCCCTTCTCCACCCAGTCGCGCGTGCCGCTGGCCGAGCGCGCCGCGGGCTACGGCTTCGAGGGCGTGCGGGTGGACGGCAACGACGTGCTGGGGGTGCTCGCCGTGACCCGCTGGGCGATGGACCGGGCCCGCCGCGGGGAGGGGCCCGTGCTCGTGGAGGCCGAGACCTACCGGCTCGGCGCCCACACCACCGCCGACGACCCCACGAAGTACCGCGACCGCGAGGACGAGCGGCGCTGGGCGCAGCTCGACCCGCTCGTGCGCCTCGAGGCCCACCTGCGCACCCGTCACGGCACCGGCGACGCGTTCTTCGAGGACGTGGCCCGGGCCGCCCAGGACTACGCCGACGAGGCCCGCGCCACCGTGCTGTCCCTGTCCCCGCCGCGCTTCGAGCAGTTCTTCGACACCGTCTACGCCGAGCCGCACCCGCTCGTGGAGGAGGAGCGGGCGTGGTACCGCGACTACGTCGCCGGCTTCGCCGACGCCTCCCCGGACGGGCAGGACCCGCCCGCGGACGGGGCCCCCGACGACGACGGGGCGCCGGCCGCTCCCGGCGCCCCGACCGCCGGCCTCACCGTGGCCGCCGACCCCGACCGTCCCGCGGAGGGCACCGCCTCCGGCACCGAGGAGGACCTCGCATGA